From one Labeo rohita strain BAU-BD-2019 chromosome 8, IGBB_LRoh.1.0, whole genome shotgun sequence genomic stretch:
- the LOC127169204 gene encoding taste receptor type 1 member 1 — protein sequence MLLSRICVFLLCFTTCFSFKVSWPLSASDFSLEGDYLLGGLFTLHEIDQETPLFTPETTECFRHSTSISGYQMLQVMRFAVEEINNSTSLLPNVSLGYEIFDHCSNTKNFRSVLSFISKNASIKPKENLNNYQPKVIALTGPYGSTRTITITPLITMGFIPLVNYGASSYALSNKLYYPTFVRTVPSNKDMIEMIIHIIRWFGWNWVAFLGSQDNYSSDGLKLFNKYINNTGICLAYQEGLSLNANYSQTLKKIDMLNINVIVVFAVPQYAVNIIKTAIAENIRDKVWIASETWAMNQQLPREPGIGKIGTVIGITERLLTLPGFDDFIYKDRRTINAYSAESNVQSNSKTCNQVCDYCSLLTAEKIINENPSFSFAIYAAIYTIAHALHNVLQCDMNECPKNTKAKPYMLMGEMRKLDFPLNGRQVKYDENYDPTISYAVVLWHTDVNPPQFEMVGTYDTYPKTTFTIDNSLLPWLNNDSVPFSNCSAECKPGYSRQPEGFHSCCFRCKKCPRNSYVDYSRDPYTCFPCLESEWSDEGSTRCKTRTVVYLEFAEIFSVTVMLSVACLIVLLIAILCLFAYNFSTPVVRSAGGSMCHLMLMCLIMSSTSVFFFFGKPTFVFCLLRNAIFAFFFTVCISCLTVRSFQIICVFKMAAQFPKVHSLWVKHNGQWLFIAFSSFIHFISCVIWMTVSPDKPIADSWTFKDQILLMCEMGNAITFTIVVFISWFLGLLCLIFSYMGRDLPKNYNEAKSITFSLILYYLSWIIYFTAYLSVKSKYIMLLNAMAQISSIYGILFSYFVPKSYIIIFQPQKNTAAYFQSSIQNYTQTISRT from the exons ATGCTTCTCAGTAGAATTTGTGTTTTCCTTTTGTGCTTTACTACTTGTTTCTCTTTCAAAGTTTCTTGGCCACTTTCAGCGTCTGACTTTAGCTTGGAGGGAGATTATTTATTGGGTGGCCTTTTTACTTTACATGAAATTGACCAAGAGACACCCCTTTTCACCCCGGAGACCACTGAATGTTTCAG acatagCACCTCCATATCGGGCTATCAGATGTTGCAAGTGATGAGGTTTGCTGTTGAGGAAATTAATAACTCCACCAGTCTTCTGCCCAATGTTTCCCTGGGATATGAGATTTTTGACCATTGCTCTAATACAAAGAACTTCCGTTCAGTCTTAAGTTTTATCTCAAAGAATGCCTCAATAAAGCCCAAAGAAAATCTCAACAACTATCAGCCTAAAGTGATTGCCTTAACAGGACCATATGGAAGCACAAGAACTATTACTATCACACCACTGATTACAATGGGATTTATACCATTg GTGAATTATGGAGCTTCTAGCTATGCATTAAGCAATAAACTGTATTATCCTACTTTTGTAAGAACAGTCCCTAGCAACAAAGACATGATAGAAATGATTATTCACATCATACGGTGGTTTGGCTGGAACTGGGTCGCCTTTCTTGGTAGCCAAGACAATTACAGTTCAGATGGACTGAAGCTGTTTAACAAGTATATAAACAATACTGGCATTTGTTTGGCCTATCAAGAGGGTCTGAGCCTAAATGCGAACTACAGTCAAACGCTTAAAAAGATTGATATGCTCAACATCAATGTCATTGTTGTTTTCGCCGTACCACAATATGCAGTCAACATAATCAAAACAGCCATAGCAGAGAATATCCGAGACAAAGTATGGATCGCGAGTGAAACATGGGCTATGAATCAACAGCTTCCAAGAGAGCCAGGAATTGGGAAAATTGGTACAGTCATTGGCATTACTGAGAGATTGTTGACACTACCTGGATTTGATGACTTCATCTATAAAGACAGGAGAACAATCAATGCTTATAGTGCTGAGAGTAACGTACAGAGTAATAGTAAGACATGTAATCAAGTTTGTGATTACTGCTCATTGTTGACTGCAGAAAAGATTATAAACGAGAATCCCTCGTTCTCCTTCGCCATCTATGCTGCCATATATACCATAgctcatgcattacataatgtTCTGCAGTGTGACATGAATGAATGCCCAAAAAACACAAAGGCTAAGCCATACATG CTCATGGGAGAAATGAGGAAGTTGGATTTTCCGCTCAATGGCCGCCAGGTGAAATACGATGAAAATTATGATCCCACCATCAGTTATGCAGTTGTGCTCTGGCACACTGATGTGAATCCTCCACAGTTTGAGATGGTGGGCACATATGATACTTATCCAAAGACTACTTTTACCATTGACAACTCTCTCTTGCCCTGGCTTAACAATGATTCC GTTCCTTTCTCAAACTGCTCAGCTGAATGTAAGCCGGGATATTCAAGGCAGCCTGAAGGTTTTCATAGTTGCTGTTTTAGGTGTAAAAAATGTCCACGTAACAGCTATGTGGATTATTCTC gGGACCCCTATACCTGTTTTCCGTGTTTAGAGAGTGAATGGTCTGATGAGGGGAGCACAAGATGTAAAACACGTACTGTTGTCTATCTTGAGTTTGCAGAAATCTTCTCTGTCACTGTCATGCTTTCTGTCGCATGCCTAATTGTTCTCCTTATTGCCATACTTTGTCTTTTTGCCTACAACTTCAGCACACCTGTGGTGAGGTCTGCTGGTGGCAGCATGTGTCACCTTATGTTAATGTGTCTGATTATGTCTAGCACAAGTGTGTTCTTTTTCTTTGGAAAACCCACATTTGTATTTTGCCTCCTGAGAAAtgccatttttgcatttttcttcacTGTCTGTATTTCCTGTTTGACTGTCCGTTCCTttcaaattatttgtgtttttaaaatggctGCTCAGTTTCCTAAGGTGCACAGCCTTTGGGTAAAGCACAATGGACAGTGGCTCTTCATTGCATTTtcttctttcattcattttatttcttgtgTGATATGGATGACTGTCTCTCCCGACAAACCCATTGCTGACTCGTGGACTTTTAAAGACCAAATTTTGCTCATGTGTGAAATGGGGAACGCTATAACCTTTACCATAGTCGTGTTTATAAGTTGGTTTCTTGGTCTCCTGTGTCTCATATTTTCTTACATGGGAAGAGATCTgccaaaaaattacaatgaggCCAAATCAATAACCTTTAGTCTAATCTTGTACTATCTGAGCTGGATTATATATTTCACAGCGTATCTCTCTGTCAAAAGCAAGTACATCATGCTTCTGAATGCAATGGCCCAGATATCTAGTATATATGGAATTCTCTTCAGTTATTTCGTACCGAAATCTTACATCATAATATTCCAACCGCAAAAGAACACTGCCGCATACTTTCAGTCATCTATTCAGAATTACACACAAACTATTAGTAGGACTTAG